A window from Shimia isoporae encodes these proteins:
- a CDS encoding MarC family protein: MDIFERFVTLWVVIDPIGTIPVFIAVTAAMTTPERRKTALLASAVSAGVLLFFLVFGQLLIDGLGISLLSFQIAGGIVLFLFALSMIFGESKPETDKHSADIDAELPERPSPAVFPLAVPSLASPGAMLAIVLMTDNSTVPITDQAFTGAIMLAVLLVAYLCMLAAGPIIRLIGNSGAAIVSRVMGMILASVAADLVLGAMLEISKNGL; the protein is encoded by the coding sequence ATGGATATTTTTGAACGCTTTGTAACGCTTTGGGTTGTGATCGACCCGATCGGCACCATTCCCGTTTTCATAGCTGTGACCGCAGCAATGACCACACCGGAACGCCGCAAGACCGCGTTGCTCGCATCAGCCGTTTCCGCGGGAGTGTTGCTGTTCTTTCTCGTATTTGGCCAGCTTTTGATCGATGGTCTCGGTATCAGCCTCCTGTCGTTCCAGATCGCAGGCGGCATTGTCCTGTTTCTCTTTGCTCTCTCGATGATTTTTGGCGAGTCCAAACCCGAAACGGACAAGCATTCTGCAGACATCGACGCCGAACTGCCCGAGCGCCCCTCACCCGCAGTGTTTCCGTTGGCGGTACCGTCCTTGGCCTCACCCGGGGCAATGCTGGCAATCGTGCTGATGACAGATAACAGCACCGTTCCGATCACCGATCAGGCGTTCACCGGCGCCATTATGCTCGCAGTCCTTTTGGTCGCATATCTTTGTATGCTCGCGGCAGGTCCGATCATCCGGCTAATTGGCAATTCGGGCGCTGCCATTGTCAGCCGCGTGATGGGCATGATCCTCGCATCTGTGGCCGCCGACCTTGTGCTCGGGGCCATGTTGGAGATCTCCAAGAACGGCCTCTAG
- a CDS encoding acetate/propionate family kinase has translation MSTAKKDAFLVLNAGSSSIKYAVYGTDLTLHLHGQVDRIGLGPAYHGGKNEIDLPVSPDATHAEVLDWLLNHIKGLSDELRIVGAGHRVVHGGQDFAAPARVTDAVMAKLEKLAPLAPAHQPHNLAGIRAVARRLADIPQVACFDTAFHRTQPRIAQLFAIPRSFSDDGVLRYGFHGLSYHYISTQLTHHLDVPNGRVIVAHLGNGASMCAMQNMKSIATTMGYTALDGLVMGRRCGELDPGVIFHMLRDRGMTVEEIETTLGSKSGLLGVSGISSDMRDLLASDSPAAVEAVDLFVYQAAKKIGALAATLGGLDALVFTGGIGENAARIRARILQACAWLGADMDETANFAGATRITTPNSRLAAHVIPTDEERIIAGETRRLVTG, from the coding sequence GTGAGCACCGCCAAGAAAGACGCCTTTCTGGTCCTGAACGCCGGTTCGTCATCTATCAAATATGCCGTTTACGGCACCGACCTGACCCTGCATCTGCACGGACAGGTCGACCGTATTGGCCTCGGACCGGCCTATCACGGTGGCAAGAATGAGATTGATCTGCCTGTTTCGCCGGACGCCACTCACGCCGAGGTTCTGGACTGGCTGCTTAACCACATCAAAGGGCTCAGCGACGAATTGCGCATTGTCGGCGCGGGTCACCGCGTCGTGCATGGTGGGCAAGACTTTGCAGCCCCTGCCCGCGTCACCGACGCGGTAATGGCCAAGCTGGAAAAGCTGGCACCGCTTGCTCCCGCCCACCAGCCGCACAATCTCGCTGGCATCCGCGCCGTTGCGCGGCGCTTGGCAGACATCCCGCAAGTCGCCTGTTTTGACACAGCTTTTCACCGGACCCAGCCGCGCATAGCGCAGCTTTTTGCAATCCCACGCTCGTTTTCTGACGATGGCGTGTTGCGCTACGGTTTCCACGGTCTGAGTTATCACTACATCTCGACACAGCTTACACATCATCTGGACGTCCCAAACGGCCGCGTGATCGTCGCACATCTGGGCAACGGCGCCTCTATGTGTGCGATGCAGAACATGAAATCCATCGCCACAACGATGGGCTACACAGCGCTTGACGGTCTGGTCATGGGGCGGCGCTGCGGCGAGCTTGATCCTGGTGTTATTTTTCACATGCTGCGCGATCGCGGCATGACCGTGGAGGAAATTGAAACCACATTGGGCAGCAAATCCGGATTGCTCGGTGTGTCCGGCATCAGCTCAGACATGCGCGACCTGCTCGCATCCGACAGTCCGGCGGCAGTCGAGGCCGTGGATCTCTTTGTCTATCAAGCCGCCAAGAAGATCGGCGCGCTCGCGGCAACGCTCGGAGGTCTGGACGCGCTCGTCTTCACCGGCGGCATAGGCGAAAACGCCGCGCGCATTCGTGCCCGTATTTTGCAAGCCTGTGCATGGCTCGGAGCGGACATGGACGAAACCGCCAATTTCGCTGGAGCGACGCGCATAACTACGCCAAACAGCCGCCTTGCAGCACATGTGATCCCCACAGACGAAGAGCGCATCATTGCCGGAGAAACCCGCCGATTGGTGACGGGCTGA
- a CDS encoding bifunctional enoyl-CoA hydratase/phosphate acetyltransferase, with product MDPNAPHQNSFDDMLAATEPLDPIPTAVVHACDSASLEGALAARDRTLITPILVGPEARVQGAAEEAGLDISDMEIVDAEHSHDSAEISVRLVREGRAQALMKGALHTDEVMSAVVHKTHGLRTARRMSHVFVLDVPTYPKPLLITDAAINIFPDLMVKADIVQNSIELAQALGVDIPKVAILSALETIYPKIPSTLEAAALCKMADRGQITGGILEGPLAFDNAISAKAAKTKGIVSDVPGDADILVAPDLEAGNMIAKQLMYLAGADSAGLVLGARVPIMLTSRADGTLSRLVSAALAQLMVHHNLGKDLM from the coding sequence TTGGACCCGAACGCCCCCCACCAGAACAGCTTTGACGATATGCTCGCGGCCACCGAACCGCTGGACCCGATCCCGACCGCCGTTGTGCACGCCTGTGACTCCGCTTCGCTCGAAGGCGCATTGGCTGCACGGGACCGGACTTTGATCACTCCAATCCTTGTCGGCCCTGAAGCTCGCGTTCAAGGCGCTGCCGAAGAAGCCGGACTGGATATTTCCGACATGGAAATCGTCGACGCGGAACACAGCCATGACAGCGCAGAGATTTCTGTCCGGCTTGTACGTGAAGGGCGGGCGCAGGCCCTGATGAAGGGCGCCTTGCACACGGACGAAGTCATGAGCGCCGTTGTTCACAAAACGCACGGCCTGCGAACGGCGCGCCGCATGAGCCATGTTTTTGTGCTCGACGTACCGACCTATCCCAAACCGCTGCTGATCACGGACGCTGCGATCAACATTTTTCCGGACCTGATGGTCAAAGCTGACATTGTTCAGAACTCCATCGAATTGGCCCAGGCCCTGGGCGTGGACATTCCCAAGGTTGCAATCTTGTCCGCGCTGGAAACCATTTATCCCAAAATTCCTTCCACGCTGGAAGCCGCTGCCCTTTGCAAGATGGCAGACCGTGGCCAGATCACCGGCGGCATTCTCGAAGGACCCCTGGCGTTTGACAACGCCATCTCAGCGAAGGCGGCCAAAACCAAGGGCATCGTGTCCGACGTGCCTGGCGATGCGGATATTCTGGTCGCCCCGGATCTCGAAGCCGGCAACATGATTGCCAAACAGCTGATGTATCTTGCCGGTGCAGACAGCGCGGGGCTCGTTCTTGGCGCCCGTGTTCCGATCATGCTGACCAGCCGCGCCGATGGCACGCTATCGCGCCTTGTGTCCGCCGCGCTGGCGCAGCTCATGGTGCACCATAATCTTGGAAAGGACTTGATGTGA
- a CDS encoding flavin reductase family protein: MDIISEVFEPTADNERPYRNALGSFATGVTVITTLTDSGPIGMTANSFSSVSLDPPMVLWCPAKNSDRFEPFASAKHYAIHVLRHDQYDLALEFARRADAFEMVDPFPGHDNAPIFDDCLARFECTTAAAHDAGDHVIMVGNVTRVLLNQGAPLIWSQRDYGTFAEGV, from the coding sequence ATGGACATCATCTCAGAGGTTTTCGAACCCACCGCGGACAACGAACGCCCTTATCGCAATGCGTTGGGCAGTTTCGCCACCGGCGTGACCGTCATCACAACACTGACTGACAGCGGACCGATTGGCATGACAGCCAATTCGTTTTCCTCCGTGTCGCTTGACCCGCCGATGGTCCTGTGGTGCCCGGCGAAGAACTCTGACCGGTTCGAGCCTTTCGCCTCAGCCAAACACTATGCGATTCATGTATTGCGCCATGATCAATACGACCTCGCACTCGAATTCGCACGCCGCGCTGATGCGTTCGAAATGGTCGATCCATTCCCGGGACATGACAACGCGCCCATCTTTGACGACTGTCTTGCGCGTTTTGAATGCACCACGGCGGCAGCTCATGATGCGGGCGATCATGTGATCATGGTCGGCAACGTCACCCGCGTTTTGCTCAATCAGGGTGCGCCTCTGATTTGGTCGCAACGCGACTACGGCACCTTTGCCGAAGGCGTCTAG
- a CDS encoding 3'-5' exonuclease, which yields MTRLSLRLRILLFFALMAAGGILVVALALFAGYRHSFEGGAGPGFMLAAIISGFGLLGLATAIWFLFDENVAKPIERLASTLRVRAHAGVPAALDTHAARYLGDLAPAADAVTTQLDAQTLDAAELVALETEALSDEKNRLTALLSEIPLAIVLIGPTHRIVLYDGQAASALAQIAPPRLNASIFDYFDKSVLLAAHDELVKSDREIRFEATCLNGDVSFAARLKPLGTARGYMMLIDEAHTHLSPEASRPLTYDFDLLSNAGPSDLLKLPIDRVPFVVFDSETTGLLPHKDEVVQLGAVRVLRGMIVAGEKIDRLVNPARPIPPASTKVHHITDAMVADAPPFQTVATEFHHFARDAVIVAHNAPFDMAFLHRRAKDYDLAWTHPVLDTVLLSAVLFGTTESHTLDALCSRLGVSIPQHLRHTALGDAQATAEVLCRMLPMLKSRGFDTLQKVIEQCQKHSRLLEDLN from the coding sequence ATGACCCGCCTGAGCCTGCGCCTGCGTATCCTTCTGTTCTTTGCCCTCATGGCTGCGGGCGGCATTCTGGTCGTGGCACTTGCTCTGTTTGCCGGCTATCGCCATTCCTTCGAAGGCGGCGCCGGTCCCGGTTTTATGCTTGCAGCTATCATATCGGGGTTTGGCCTTTTGGGCCTCGCCACGGCGATATGGTTTCTGTTCGACGAAAACGTCGCAAAACCTATCGAAAGGCTCGCTTCGACCTTGCGTGTGCGGGCTCATGCCGGCGTACCGGCCGCGTTGGATACACACGCAGCGCGCTATCTTGGTGACCTTGCCCCCGCTGCGGATGCCGTGACGACACAGCTCGATGCACAGACCTTGGACGCCGCCGAGCTTGTCGCACTGGAAACCGAGGCGCTGTCTGATGAAAAGAACCGCCTCACGGCGCTTTTGTCGGAAATACCTCTCGCGATCGTTCTGATCGGACCGACACATCGCATTGTGCTTTACGATGGCCAGGCCGCCAGCGCTCTGGCGCAGATTGCCCCGCCCCGCCTGAACGCGTCGATCTTTGACTATTTCGACAAAAGTGTACTGCTGGCGGCGCACGATGAACTGGTTAAATCGGATCGCGAAATCCGCTTTGAGGCCACATGCCTCAACGGCGACGTCAGCTTCGCCGCCCGCCTGAAACCACTGGGCACGGCGCGCGGATACATGATGCTGATTGACGAAGCGCACACCCATCTCTCGCCAGAAGCGTCGCGCCCCCTGACATACGACTTCGACCTGCTCAGCAACGCCGGCCCTTCCGATCTTTTGAAACTCCCGATCGACCGCGTGCCGTTTGTGGTGTTTGACAGCGAGACGACAGGGCTGCTGCCGCATAAGGACGAGGTTGTCCAACTCGGTGCTGTTCGGGTGTTGCGCGGCATGATCGTGGCAGGCGAAAAGATCGACCGTCTTGTCAATCCCGCTCGCCCCATCCCACCGGCTTCAACAAAAGTGCATCACATCACAGATGCTATGGTGGCAGACGCGCCGCCATTTCAAACCGTGGCGACAGAGTTTCATCATTTCGCCCGCGACGCTGTGATCGTTGCCCACAACGCGCCTTTTGACATGGCCTTCCTGCATCGGCGCGCCAAAGACTATGATCTGGCATGGACCCATCCAGTTCTGGATACGGTTCTGCTCTCCGCGGTGCTGTTTGGCACCACGGAAAGCCATACGCTTGACGCGCTCTGTTCGCGCCTCGGCGTGTCCATCCCGCAGCATTTGCGCCACACAGCGCTCGGTGACGCGCAGGCCACGGCAGAAGTGTTGTGCCGGATGCTACCCATGTTGAAATCGCGCGGCTTTGATACCCTGCAAAAGGTCATCGAACAGTGCCAGAAACACAGCCGCCTTCTGGAAGATTTGAACTGA
- a CDS encoding DUF294 nucleotidyltransferase-like domain-containing protein, with translation MPLTQDQITRFLRSVHPYDALPPDALPDLAASFDVWEVEKDFAVYDLGEKLAGLFIVYEGVIEVRDENDVVVSHLGLRNSFGERGLLRNGMAVTSARAEEHALLLVLPAAKFRALIAEHEPARRFFDRSRSARKASSNDLATSRVDSFMARTPVSVVPDTSVGDAARLMRGKGISSLCIMQGTALSGILTSGDLVGKVLAEARPLDTPVSDVMSPNPISLPPTAIGSDVLHVMMERGIGHVPIVEAGRLIGIVTQTDLTRVQAVSSAELVAEIANARTAQDMAKVTARIPQLLVQLVAGGNRHEIVTRLITDVADTATRRLLAIAEDELGPPPVPYLWLACGSQGRQEQTGVSDQDNCLILDDSATDDMRTGYFAKLAQIVSDGLDTIGYFYCPGDMMATNARWCQPLAVWRQYFKGWIDTPNPEAQMLASVMFDLRPIGGTFDLFADLQEDTLKAASANSIFVAHMTGNSLGHQPPLGLLRGLATIRSGEHKNQLDMKHNGVVPVVDLGRLYALQGQLAETNTRARLKAAQSAQVLSSSGAADLLDAYDLIAQTRLEHQARQITAGEKPDNFLSPAALSDFERSHLRDAFVVVKSLQSAIGHGKGMLG, from the coding sequence ATGCCCCTGACCCAAGACCAGATCACCCGCTTCCTGCGTTCCGTGCACCCTTATGATGCACTTCCGCCAGACGCGCTGCCGGACCTAGCGGCGAGTTTCGACGTCTGGGAGGTCGAGAAGGACTTTGCCGTCTACGATCTGGGTGAGAAGCTTGCGGGCCTGTTTATCGTCTACGAAGGCGTCATCGAAGTCCGAGACGAAAACGATGTTGTGGTGTCCCACCTTGGGTTGCGCAACTCTTTTGGCGAACGCGGCCTGTTACGAAATGGCATGGCTGTCACGTCAGCACGCGCTGAAGAACATGCACTCCTGCTGGTGCTGCCGGCTGCAAAATTCCGCGCTTTGATTGCCGAACACGAACCGGCACGACGTTTTTTTGATCGATCTCGTTCCGCACGCAAAGCATCTTCAAACGACCTCGCGACGTCGCGCGTAGACAGTTTCATGGCCCGTACGCCGGTCTCGGTTGTACCGGATACAAGTGTCGGAGACGCCGCGCGTCTTATGCGCGGCAAAGGCATTTCGTCCCTTTGCATCATGCAAGGAACAGCCCTCTCCGGCATACTGACTTCCGGCGATCTTGTCGGCAAGGTTCTGGCCGAAGCACGCCCATTGGATACGCCTGTCTCGGACGTGATGTCCCCAAACCCGATCAGTTTGCCGCCAACGGCAATCGGATCCGATGTATTGCACGTGATGATGGAACGCGGCATCGGCCATGTACCGATTGTGGAGGCCGGAAGGCTTATTGGCATCGTAACTCAGACCGATCTTACCCGCGTACAGGCTGTCAGCTCGGCAGAACTCGTCGCCGAGATTGCCAATGCCCGCACAGCGCAGGATATGGCGAAGGTCACCGCGCGCATTCCCCAACTTTTGGTCCAACTCGTTGCCGGCGGAAACCGCCACGAAATCGTCACGCGACTGATCACCGATGTCGCGGACACGGCGACGCGACGCCTGCTTGCAATCGCCGAAGACGAACTGGGGCCGCCGCCTGTGCCTTATCTGTGGCTGGCTTGCGGATCTCAAGGCCGTCAGGAACAAACCGGCGTTTCGGATCAGGACAACTGTCTGATCCTAGACGACAGTGCCACCGACGATATGCGAACCGGATATTTTGCAAAACTTGCCCAAATCGTCAGTGACGGTCTGGATACGATCGGCTATTTTTATTGCCCCGGCGATATGATGGCCACAAACGCGCGATGGTGTCAGCCTCTCGCCGTCTGGCGCCAGTATTTCAAGGGTTGGATCGACACACCCAACCCGGAGGCGCAAATGCTCGCGAGCGTGATGTTCGATCTGCGTCCAATTGGCGGCACCTTCGATCTCTTTGCAGATTTACAGGAAGACACGCTGAAAGCAGCCTCTGCCAACTCAATTTTCGTCGCCCACATGACCGGCAATTCGTTGGGTCATCAGCCGCCACTCGGCCTGCTTCGGGGCTTGGCCACCATTCGTTCGGGCGAGCACAAAAACCAATTGGATATGAAGCACAACGGAGTTGTACCCGTGGTGGACCTCGGACGGTTGTATGCGTTGCAGGGGCAACTTGCGGAAACCAACACCCGCGCCCGACTTAAGGCAGCGCAATCGGCTCAGGTGCTCTCTTCAAGCGGCGCAGCCGACTTGCTGGATGCCTATGATCTGATTGCGCAAACCCGACTGGAACATCAGGCCAGGCAAATCACGGCAGGCGAAAAGCCGGACAATTTTCTAAGCCCCGCCGCCCTCTCGGATTTCGAACGCAGCCACCTCCGCGACGCCTTTGTCGTTGTGAAATCGTTGCAATCCGCTATCGGTCACGGCAAGGGCATGCTGGGCTAA
- a CDS encoding sodium:solute symporter family protein, which produces MSQFAINLLFVGASFALYIGIAIWARAGSTSEFYAAGRGVHPVTNGMATAADWMSAASFISMAGLIAFTGYDNSSFLMGWTGGYVLLALLLAPYLRKFGKFTVSEFIGDRFYSQTARIVAVVCLIVASTTYVIGQMTGVGVAFGRFLEVSNTAGLLIGACVVFAYAVFGGMKGVTYTQVAQYCVLITAYTIPAIFISLQLTGTPIPALGLFGEHAASGEPLLAKLDAVVTELGFKEYTAHHADTLNMVLFTLSLMIGTAGLPHVIMRFFTVPKVSDARWSAGWTLVFIALLYLTAPAVGAMARLNISELMWPNGGIEGGAVTTQQIENDPEYDWMATWQKTGLLDWEDKNGDGKIQYYNDQNPELQALAAEKGWEGNELTKFNRDILVLANPEIANLPSWVIGLVAAGGLAAALSTAAGLLLAISSAVSHDLIKGAIAPNISEKGELLSARIAMAVAIVVATILGLNPPGFAAQTVALAFGLAAASIFPALMMGIFWKKINNTGAVAGMVAGISVTLVYIFLHKGWLFIPGTNSFTDADPLLGTIKSTSFGAIGAMVNFGVAYVVASMTKETPDDIKALVESVRIPKGAGAAQDH; this is translated from the coding sequence ATGAGCCAATTTGCTATCAACCTGCTGTTTGTGGGCGCGTCCTTTGCGCTTTACATCGGCATCGCGATCTGGGCCCGAGCGGGCTCCACATCGGAATTTTACGCCGCGGGCCGCGGCGTTCACCCTGTCACCAACGGTATGGCAACCGCAGCCGACTGGATGTCGGCAGCCTCGTTCATCTCGATGGCGGGCCTCATCGCCTTCACCGGCTATGACAACTCTTCCTTCCTGATGGGCTGGACCGGCGGCTACGTTCTGCTGGCGCTGCTGCTTGCACCTTACCTGCGCAAGTTCGGCAAGTTCACCGTGTCGGAATTCATCGGCGACCGCTTCTACAGCCAGACCGCCCGCATTGTGGCAGTTGTCTGTTTGATCGTGGCCTCCACCACCTACGTGATCGGCCAGATGACGGGTGTGGGCGTGGCCTTTGGCCGCTTCCTCGAAGTCTCCAACACAGCCGGTCTTCTGATCGGTGCTTGTGTGGTCTTCGCCTATGCGGTTTTCGGCGGCATGAAGGGCGTGACTTACACACAGGTGGCGCAATACTGCGTGTTGATCACAGCCTATACCATTCCGGCAATCTTCATCTCTCTGCAGCTGACCGGCACTCCGATCCCTGCATTGGGGCTGTTTGGCGAACACGCTGCTTCCGGCGAGCCGCTCTTGGCGAAACTGGATGCGGTTGTCACCGAACTGGGGTTCAAGGAATACACAGCGCATCACGCGGATACGCTCAACATGGTACTCTTCACCCTGAGCCTGATGATCGGTACCGCAGGTCTGCCGCACGTGATCATGCGCTTCTTCACTGTTCCCAAAGTGTCTGACGCGCGCTGGTCTGCGGGCTGGACTCTGGTGTTCATCGCCCTGCTCTATCTGACTGCTCCGGCGGTTGGTGCAATGGCACGCCTGAACATCTCCGAACTGATGTGGCCGAACGGCGGCATCGAGGGCGGTGCTGTGACAACCCAGCAGATCGAGAACGACCCCGAGTATGACTGGATGGCAACCTGGCAGAAAACCGGTCTTCTTGATTGGGAAGACAAAAATGGCGACGGCAAAATCCAGTACTACAACGACCAGAACCCTGAGCTTCAGGCGCTTGCAGCGGAGAAAGGCTGGGAAGGCAACGAGCTGACCAAGTTCAACCGCGACATCCTTGTGCTGGCCAATCCGGAAATCGCGAACCTGCCTTCTTGGGTGATCGGTCTCGTGGCAGCCGGTGGTCTCGCGGCCGCCTTGTCGACCGCAGCGGGTCTGCTGTTGGCGATCTCATCAGCCGTGTCTCACGACCTGATCAAAGGCGCAATTGCTCCGAACATTTCGGAAAAAGGCGAACTTCTGTCTGCACGGATCGCTATGGCAGTGGCCATTGTGGTGGCGACCATTCTGGGTCTGAACCCGCCAGGCTTTGCCGCGCAAACCGTGGCTCTGGCCTTCGGTCTGGCAGCGGCCTCGATCTTCCCGGCGCTGATGATGGGGATCTTCTGGAAGAAGATCAACAACACCGGTGCAGTGGCAGGTATGGTTGCGGGCATCTCCGTAACGCTCGTCTACATCTTCCTGCACAAGGGCTGGCTGTTCATTCCGGGCACCAACAGCTTCACCGACGCCGATCCGCTTCTGGGCACGATCAAGTCGACAAGCTTTGGCGCAATCGGGGCCATGGTCAACTTCGGTGTCGCTTATGTGGTGGCGTCGATGACCAAGGAAACTCCGGACGACATCAAGGCTCTCGTCGAAAGCGTGCGCATCCCCAAAGGTGCTGGCGCGGCACAGGACCACTGA
- a CDS encoding DUF4212 domain-containing protein — MSENSSTSAYWSANVRIILISLVIWALVSFGFGILLRPMLAGITVGGTDLGFWFAQQGSILVFLALIFFYAWKMNKLDAEHGVEE, encoded by the coding sequence ATGTCCGAAAATTCATCCACCAGCGCCTATTGGTCAGCCAATGTGCGCATCATCCTGATCAGCCTCGTCATTTGGGCGCTGGTCTCGTTCGGGTTTGGCATCCTGCTGCGCCCAATGCTCGCGGGTATCACCGTTGGCGGCACCGATCTCGGCTTCTGGTTCGCCCAGCAAGGGTCGATCCTGGTCTTTCTGGCTCTGATCTTTTTCTACGCCTGGAAGATGAACAAACTCGATGCCGAACACGGCGTTGAAGAATAA
- a CDS encoding adenylate kinase, translating to MLDTPKSTAPVLILLGPPGAGKGTQARMLETSFGLVQLSTGDLLRAAVASGTDAGKQAQAVMAAGDLVSDEIVIAILRDRLAEPDCSKGVILDGFPRTTVQAEALDALLSETGQRINAAISLDVDDSAMVTRISGRYTCGACGEGYHDSFKQPVNEGVCDNCGGSDFKRRADDNAETVAARLEAYHAQTAPLIAFYQAKGALQSVNAMGEIDTIAKELGTIVGTTMV from the coding sequence ATGCTGGACACACCAAAATCCACCGCGCCGGTGCTGATCCTGCTTGGCCCTCCCGGGGCCGGTAAAGGCACGCAGGCCCGGATGCTGGAAACCTCCTTTGGCCTTGTGCAACTCTCGACCGGCGACTTGCTGCGCGCCGCGGTGGCCTCAGGAACCGATGCAGGCAAACAGGCGCAGGCTGTCATGGCAGCAGGAGATCTTGTCTCGGACGAGATCGTCATTGCCATCCTGCGCGACAGACTCGCGGAACCGGATTGTTCCAAAGGCGTAATTCTTGACGGGTTTCCCCGCACCACGGTGCAGGCTGAAGCGCTGGACGCGCTGCTTTCGGAAACAGGGCAGCGGATCAATGCCGCCATCAGCCTTGATGTTGATGACAGCGCGATGGTCACACGCATTTCCGGCCGCTACACCTGCGGCGCTTGTGGAGAAGGCTATCACGACAGCTTCAAACAGCCCGTCAATGAAGGCGTTTGCGACAATTGCGGCGGCTCCGATTTCAAACGTCGGGCTGATGACAACGCCGAAACCGTGGCGGCCCGTCTTGAGGCCTATCACGCACAAACCGCGCCCTTGATCGCTTTTTATCAAGCGAAGGGCGCGCTGCAATCCGTCAACGCCATGGGCGAGATTGACACGATTGCCAAAGAACTTGGGACCATCGTCGGAACCACTATGGTCTGA